A window of the Brassica napus cultivar Da-Ae chromosome C5, Da-Ae, whole genome shotgun sequence genome harbors these coding sequences:
- the LOC106398903 gene encoding uncharacterized protein LOC106398903: MDSTSAADNIREDAVSKVLGKDKPGRVRGFGRGITANKLAYLQFRDAKIAEMKSEIEELKGMVRELAEKKKSNVDAETSESSGGFKEGVRVQILDWIESEDVVVGEGEFCSAEPKYKIGRIPIGPNAVAIVVKYALSASASLWRPTTDVLTLDEAVGYKISWPMDKVILDKDPNCSEDLSMQSKEGEYRRCKIYDWTNDEDEVIAEGLVCSSKSKDMVNNIPLGPNAVSVEVVKVFNDQAYLWRPTADMFLIGDALSEKIAWPVLKVEVMPTPATEVTPTKCAGKKIASPSKPAKKKAVSPGSTSSTRSPKQKCTLLDCNNSGRKVAEGRVASTDPNELCHFVPLGPNASKVWIDVAKIGDAKVWRPNSEIEYISDAMGSVVAWPNDKIKFV, encoded by the exons ATGGACTCCACATCAGCTGCTGATAACATAAGGGAAGATGCTGTGAGCAAGGTTTTGGGAAAAGACAAACCTGGACGAGTAAGGGGCTTTGGTAGAGGGATTACAGCTAATAAGCTAGCATATCTGCAATTTAGAGACGCTAAGATTGCAGAAATGAAAAGTGAGATTGAAGAGTTAAAGGGGATGGTGCGAGAATTAGCTGAGAAGAAG AAAAGTAATGTTGATGCTGAAACATCTGAGAGTAGTGGTGGATTCAAAGAAGGAGTCAGAGTACAAATACTGGATTGGATTGAATCAGAGGATGTTGTTGTTGGTGAAGGAGAATTCTGCTCTGCTGAACCGAAGTACAAAATTGGTCGTATACCAATTGGTCCTAATGCAGTGGCTATCGTAGTTAAGTATGCACTAAGCGCATCAGCTTCACTCTGGAGGCCTACTACGGATGTGTTAACTCTTGATGAAGCTGTGGGATACAAGATATCTTGGCCAATGGATAAAGTGATTTTGGATAAGGATCCAAACTGTTCTGAAGATTTATCTAtg CAAAGCAAGGAAGGTGAATATCGAAGATGCAAGATATATGATTGGACCAATGATGAGGACGAGGTCATTGCTGAAGGTCTCGTGTGCTCTTCAAAATCCAAAGACATGGTTAACAACATACCTCTGGGTCCCAATGCTGTTAGTGTCGAAGTAGTGAAGGTGTTCAATGATCAAGCATATTTGTGGAGGCCAACCGCTGATATGTTCTTGATTGGTGATGCACTTAGCGAGAAAATAGCATGGCCAGTCCTAAAGGTTGAAGTCATGCCTACACCCGCTACAGAAGTAACACCAACTAAATGTGCAGGGAAGAAAATAGCATCACCTTCGAAGCCAGCCAAGAAAAAAGCAGTG AGTCCAGGCAGCACTAGTTCGACCAGAAGTCCGAAGCAGAAGTGCACTCTCTTGGATTGCAACAACTCTGGACGTAAGGTAGCTGAAGGAAGGGTAGCTTCAACGGATCCGAATGAGTTGTGCCACTTTGTACCCCTAGGTCCAAATGCAAGCAAGGTGTGGATTGATGTGGCTAAGATCGGTGATGCAAAAGTCTGGAGGCCAAATTCAGAGATTGAATACATATCTGATGCAATGGGTTCGGTTGTGGCATGGCCAAATGACAAAATCAAGTTTGTCTAA
- the LOC106398905 gene encoding uncharacterized protein LOC106398905, with protein MLCPCRDCRNLSHQSLDKIVEHLVIRGMDKKYKSSRWSIHGEKRDSAEDSVLQYETEAFDLFKTTFSMDEGGPNPTTDNEDDEAPEEIEFKKKLRDAQTPLYSDCLKHTKVSAIMGLYRFKVKSGVSENYFDQLLVLLEDLLPEDNVLPKSLAAIKKFLKIFGFGYDSIHACKNDCILYRKEYENLESCPRCKVSRWEMDKHSNELKVGIPAKVLRYFPIKDRFRRMFRSQRMAEDLRWHYTNATEDGTMRHPVDSISWAQVNAKWPDFAADPRNLRLGISTDGMNPFSMQSTNHSTWPVLLVNYNTPPTMCMKAENIMLTLLIPGPTAPGNNIDVYLAPLIDDLKDLWAEGIEVYDSFAKENFNLRALLLWSISDYPALGTLSGCKVKGKQACNVCGKDTPARWLKFSRKFVYMSNRRRLPPGHRYRYKKAWFDNTTSREEKKRKRLELEDDERLQEEECEESNELWRWKKRSIFFDLPYWKELPVRHNIDVMHVEKNVSDAILSLLMQSAKSKDGLKARKDLEDIGIRKHLHTEVRGKKTYLPPAAYWLSKREKTIFCQRLAKFRGPDGYCGNIANSVSVNPPNIGSLKSHDHHVLVQNLLPAALRGLLHRGPRIAINRLCSYFNRLCQRVIDPEKLISMETEFVETMCQLERFFPPALFDIMFHLPLHLSREARLGGPVHFRWMYPFERYMKTLKAFVKNYARPEACMAEAYLAGECVAFCLEFLKESVPVQEAVNRNEDVEADRMVVEGRPLQKGIEVTLSDKDRDIAHRYVLMNMASLDPFLE; from the exons ATGCTATGCCCTTGTAGAGACTGCCGCAATCTGAGCCATCAGTCACTGGATAAAATTGTGGAACATTTGGTGATTAGGGGTATGGATAAGAAGTATAAGAGTTCTCGTTGGAGTATTCATGGAGAAAAAAGAGATTCTGCAGAAGACagtgttcttcaatatgaaacAGAGGCGTTTGATTTGTTTAAGACAACATTCTCCATGGACGAAGGTGGTCCAAACCCGACAACTGACAACGAAGACGATGAAGCACCAGAGGAAATTGAGTTTAAGAAAAAGCTCAGAGACGCTCAAACGCCATTATACTCGGATTGTCTCAAGCACACAAAGGTTTCAGCTATCATGGGACTTTACAGATTCAAGGTTAAAAGTGGTGTGTCGGAGAACTACTTTGATCAGCTGTTGGTTTTACTTGAGGATTTGCTACCTGAAGACAATGTTCTTCCCAAGAGTTTAGCTGCAATCAAGAAATTTCTGAAGATCTTTGGGTTCGGCTACGACAGTATTCATGCTTGCAAGAATGATTGCATATTGTATAGGAAGGAGTATGAGAACCTAGAAAGCTGTCCAAGATGCAAAGTTTCAAGATGGGAAATGGATAAGCACAGTAATGAGTTAAAGGTGGGGATTCCGGCAAAGGTCCTTAGATATTTTCCAATCAAGGACAGGTTTAGGAGGATGTTTAGATCACAAAGGATGGCTGAAGATCTGCGTTGGCACTATACCAATGCCACTGAAGATGGTACAATGCGGCACCCTGTTGATTCTATCTCTTGGGCACAAGTGAATGCTAAATGGCCAGACTTTGCTGCTGATCCACGGAATCTTCGACTTGGGATTTCTACAGATGGGATGAACCCTTTCTCCATGCAAAGCACCAATCACAGCACATGGCCAGTGTTGTTAGTGAACTATAACACGCCTCCAACCATGTGTATGAAGGCTGAGAATATAATGCTGACTTTGTTGATCCCTGGTCCTACTGCTCCTGGTAACAACATTGATGTTTACCTAGCACCACTGATAGACGATCTAAAGGATTTGTGGGCTGAGGGTATTGAAGTGTATGACTCATTTGCGAAGGAGAACTTTAATCTCAGAGCCTTGCTGCTTTGGAGTATCAGTGACTATCCAGCCTTAGGAACACTGTCTGGATGTAAAGTAAAGGGGAAACAAGCCTGCAATGTATGTGGAAAGGATACACCTGCAAGGTGGCTTAAGTTTAGCCGCAAGTTTGTCTACATGAGTAACAGAAGGAGACTACCGCCTGGCCATCGTTACAGATATAAAAAAGCTTGGTTTGACAACACT ACCtctagagaagaaaaaaaaaggaaaagactagagttggaagatgatgaGAGGTTACAAGAAGAAGAGTGTGAAGAATCAAATGAACTATGGCGGtggaagaagagatcaataTTCTTTGATCTACCTTACTGGAAG GAGTTGCCTGTTCGTCACAATATTGATGTTATGCACGTAGAAAAGAATGTGTCCGATGCTATATTGTCTCTGTTGATGCAAAGTGCGAAGTCAAAAGATGGGTTGAAAGCAAGAAAAGACTTAGAAGATATTGGAATCAGAAAGCACTTGCACACAGAGGTGAGGGGAAAGAAAACATACTTACCTCCTGCTGCCTACTGGTTATCGAAGAGAGAGAAGACCATTTTCTGCCAAAGGTTAGCTAAGTTTAGAGGCCCTGATGGTTATTGTGGTAATATTGCGAATAGTGTTTCAGTAAACCCTCCAAATATTGGTAGTTTAAAGTCGCATGATCATCATGTCTTAGTACAGAACTTGTTACCAGCTGCATTAAGAGGGTTGTTACATAGGGGTCCTAGGATAGCCATAAATAGATTATGCAGTTACTTCAACAGGTTGTGTCAGCGCGTCATTGACCCAGAGAAACTTATATCCATGGAGACAGAGTTTGTGGAGACAATGTGTCAGCTGGAGCGCTTCTTCCCTCCAGCCCTTTTTGATATCATGTTTCACCTTCCACTACATTTATCAAGAGAGGCACGGTTGGGAGGACCAGTTCACTTCCGATGGATGTATCCCTTCGAAAG GTACATGAAAACACTAAAGGCTTTTGTTAAGAATTATGCAAGGCCAGAAGCATGTATGGCTGAGGCGTATTTAGCTGGAGAATGTGTTGCATTTTGTTTAGAGTTCCTTAAAGAATCAGTACCAGTTCAAGAAGCAGTTAATCGTAATGAAGATGTTGAGGCTGATAGAATGGTGGTTGAAGGCCGACCTCTGCAGAAGGGTATAGAGGTTACCCTGTCAGATAAAGATAGAGACATTGCACATCGATATGTGCTAATGAACATGGCATCTTTGGATCCCTTTCTTGAGTAA
- the LOC125587021 gene encoding uncharacterized protein LOC125587021 gives MHLEELQAKDARLAKNETLLWKNHTEHFTEWLKNKIHLDSKDSHSKEIRWLAFGPRNVALAHKGFIINGQRFHTDAVKLKTQNSGVTYEAFSMCRSSARDMRQVADMITYYGVIKEILVIDYHMFKVPLFRCNWANTANGVKEEDGFTLVNLHMNQAAYLKDPFILPSQAKQVFYSREDDASNWYVVMRAPPRGYHELETEEDLGGAPLPVQEVDDMGDDMDDDSVYVRDDCEGLLVVD, from the exons ATGCATTTGGAAGAGTTGCAAGCTAAGGATGCTCGATTGGCTAAAAATGAAACTTTGTTATGGAAAAACCATACTGAACACTTTACAGAATGGCTTAAAAATAAG ATTCATTTAGACTCAAAAGATAGTCATTCTAAGGAGATAAGGTGGTTGGCATTTGGACCAAGAAATGTTGCTTTAGCACATAAAGGATTCATCATCAATGGCCAACGGTTTCATACTGATGCGGTCAAGCTGAAGACACAAAACAGTGGAGTAACTTATGAAGCCTTTAGCATGTGTAGATCAAGTGCAAGAGATATGAGACAGGTCGCGGATATGATTACATACTATGGAGTGATAAAGGAGATTTTGGTCATCGACTATCACATGTTCAAAGTGCCACTCTTTAGATGCAACTGGGCAAACACAGCGAATGGTGTGAAGGAAGAAGATGGCTTCACTCTTGTTAACCTTCATATGAACCAAGCAGCCTATTTGAAAGATCCATTCATTCTACCTTCTCAAGCGAAACAGGTTTTCTACTCTAGGGAGGATGATGCTTCAAATTGGTATGTTGTTATGAGAGCACCACCTAGAGGTTATCATGAGTTGGAAACAGAAGAGGATTTAGGTGGTGCTCCTTTACCtgtccaagaagttgatgatatgGGTGATGATATGGATGATGATAGTGTATATGTTAGGGATGATTGTGAAGGTTTATTAGTGGTAGATTGA